From one Nycticebus coucang isolate mNycCou1 chromosome 14, mNycCou1.pri, whole genome shotgun sequence genomic stretch:
- the LOC128565417 gene encoding olfactory receptor 10A5 produces the protein MAIGNWTGVSEFILVSFSSLPTEIQSLLFLAFLIIYLVTLMGNSLIILVTLADPILHSPMYFFLRNLSFLEIGFNLVIVPKMLGTLLARDTTISFLGCATQMYFFFFFGVAECFLLATMAYDRYVAICSPLHYPVIMSKRTRIKLALASWFPGFPVATVQTMWLFSFPFCGTNKVNHFFCDSPPVLRLVCADTALFEIYAIIGTVLVVMTPCLLILCSYTRIAAAILRIPSAKGKHKAFSTCSSHLLVVSLFYVSSSLTYFRPKSNNSPESKKLLSLSYTVVTPMLNPIIYSLRNKEVKNSFSRTIHKALTLRKSIP, from the coding sequence ATGGCTATAGGAAACTGGACAGGAGTAAGTGAGTTTATCCTTGTGAGCTTCTCCTCCCTACCTACTGAAATACAGTCATTACTCTTCCTGGCATTTCTAATCATCTACCTGGTTACTCTGATGGGAAACAGCCTCATCATTCTGGTTACCCTGGCTGACCCCATATTACACAgtcccatgtacttcttcctcagAAACTTGTCCTTCTTGGAGATTGGCTTCAACCTAGTCATTGTGCCCAAAATGCTGGGGACTTTGCTTGCACGAGACACAACCATCTCCTTCCTTGGATGTGCCACTcagatgtatttcttcttcttctttggggTGGCTGAATGCTTTCTCCTGGCCACCATGGCCtatgaccgctatgtggccatctgcaGTCCCTTGCACTACCCAGTCATTATGAGCAAAAGGACACGTATCAAACTGGCTCTTGCCTCCTGGTTTCCTGGCTTTCCTGTAGCTACTGTGCAGACAATGTGGCTCTTCAGCTTTCCATTCTGTGGCACCAACAAGGTGAACCACTTCTTCTGTGACAGCCCGCCAGTGCTGAGGCTGGTCTGTGCAGACACAGCACTGTTTGAGATCTATGCCATCATTGGAACTGTTCTGGTTGTCATGACACCTTGCTTGCTGATCTTATGTTCCTACACTCGCATTGCTGCTGCCATCCTTAGGATTCCATCAGCTAAAGGGAAACACAAAGCCTTTTCTACatgctcctcccacctccttgtTGTCTCTCTTTTCTATGTATCCTCAAGCCTCACTTACTTCAGGCCTAAGTCTAATAATTCTCCTGAGAGCAAGAAGCTTCTATCATTGTCTTACACTGTTGTGACTCCCATGTTGAATCCCATCATCTACAGCCTGAGGAATAAGGAAGTGAAGAATTCCTTCAGCAGGACCATTCATAAAGCCCTCACTCTCAGAAAGAGTATCCCATAG